The Microbacterium sp. KUDC0406 genome includes a window with the following:
- a CDS encoding SDR family NAD(P)-dependent oxidoreductase: MPTALITGASAGLGAEFARQLAARGADLVLVARGVDALESLAAELREAHGISADVMSADLSAESDVELVAARLRDAADPIDLLVNNAGFGLPLQFADNDIDEEVRHLRVHVEAPMRLMHAALRTMRGRGGRIINVASVAGFISRSTYSACKSWLIGFSRWANAEYARDAVTVTAVCPGFTHTTFHERMGLAPGEEGIPGIGWLDAEDVVREGLRDAARGKAVSIPSLRYKTVVALTGILPRSLTAGVARRGRV, encoded by the coding sequence ATGCCGACCGCCCTGATCACCGGTGCGAGCGCCGGACTCGGCGCGGAGTTCGCGCGGCAGCTCGCTGCGCGCGGCGCGGATCTCGTCCTCGTCGCCCGTGGCGTCGACGCTCTGGAGTCGCTCGCCGCAGAGCTGCGCGAGGCTCACGGGATCTCCGCCGACGTGATGTCCGCCGACCTCTCCGCCGAGTCCGATGTCGAGCTCGTCGCCGCGCGGCTGCGCGATGCCGCAGACCCGATCGACCTCCTCGTGAACAACGCCGGATTCGGACTGCCGCTGCAGTTCGCCGACAACGACATCGACGAAGAGGTGCGCCACCTGAGAGTGCACGTCGAGGCGCCGATGCGACTGATGCACGCCGCGCTGCGCACCATGCGCGGTCGCGGAGGGCGCATCATCAACGTGGCATCGGTCGCCGGGTTCATCTCCCGCTCGACGTACTCGGCGTGCAAGTCCTGGCTGATCGGGTTCAGCCGCTGGGCGAACGCGGAGTACGCGCGCGATGCCGTGACCGTCACCGCCGTATGCCCCGGCTTCACGCACACCACGTTCCACGAGCGGATGGGCCTCGCCCCTGGCGAGGAGGGGATCCCCGGCATCGGATGGCTGGATGCCGAGGACGTGGTGCGCGAGGGGCTGCGCGACGCCGCACGCGGGAAGGCCGTGTCGATCCCGTCGCTGCGGTACAAGACGGTCGTCGCGCTCACCGGCATCCTGCCGCGCTCGCTGACCGCGGGCGTCGCGCGCCGCGGCCGCGTGTGA
- a CDS encoding thioredoxin family protein, with protein MDPIVALSVAAALLVGTLVVGFVWNARDGRRRTGRGEVVDAADAGGLGARATLVQFSTELCARCPQVRRMLGQVAGELEGVLHADVDLTHRTDLASKYRVLQTPTTFIVDGTGTVRARFNGVPRRADVEEALGALPALQEA; from the coding sequence ATGGACCCGATCGTCGCACTATCCGTCGCCGCGGCGCTGCTCGTCGGCACCCTCGTGGTCGGCTTCGTGTGGAACGCGCGGGATGGCCGCCGCCGCACCGGCCGCGGCGAGGTCGTGGACGCGGCGGATGCCGGTGGGCTGGGCGCCCGCGCCACGCTCGTGCAGTTCAGCACCGAGCTGTGCGCGCGGTGCCCGCAGGTGCGACGGATGCTCGGTCAGGTGGCAGGCGAGCTCGAGGGCGTCCTGCACGCCGATGTCGATCTGACGCACCGCACCGACCTGGCGTCCAAGTACCGGGTGCTGCAGACGCCGACGACGTTCATCGTCGACGGCACCGGAACGGTGCGCGCCCGTTTCAACGGCGTGCCGCGCCGTGCCGACGTCGAAGAGGCCCTGGGCGCACTGCCCGCACTGCAGGAGGCGTGA
- a CDS encoding OsmC family peroxiredoxin, translated as MPVTSEAASTWTGSLIEGSGTVAFSSSNLGTFPIDWKARSEGSDTTTTPEELIAAAHASCFSMALSNALAENGTPPERVNTTASVTFKPGTGITGSHLNVNATVPGLTPEQFQQFAEGAKAGCPVSQALAGIEITLEAALA; from the coding sequence ATGCCCGTCACCAGTGAAGCCGCCAGCACCTGGACCGGATCTCTCATCGAGGGGTCGGGCACCGTCGCCTTCTCCTCGTCGAACCTCGGCACCTTCCCGATCGACTGGAAGGCCCGCAGTGAGGGCTCCGACACGACCACCACGCCCGAAGAGCTCATCGCAGCGGCGCACGCGTCGTGCTTCAGCATGGCGCTCTCGAACGCCCTCGCCGAGAACGGCACCCCGCCGGAGCGCGTGAACACCACGGCCTCCGTCACCTTCAAGCCCGGCACCGGCATCACCGGCAGCCACCTGAACGTGAACGCGACCGTCCCCGGTCTCACCCCCGAGCAGTTCCAGCAGTTCGCCGAGGGAGCGAAGGCCGGATGCCCGGTCTCGCAGGCCCTCGCCGGCATCGAGATCACCCTCGAGGCCGCGCTCGCCTGA
- a CDS encoding DUF4395 domain-containing protein — protein sequence MSTPTGIDPRGPRFAAFITAVLLLVAVLLGLTGLSTQQSAASFGWFAYQPLVTDPDWTIAVVPVSERFLDAAFLLLLAIALLFLWGVLSPRTQPWSVLYRTTVRPLLSPPTELEDPRPPRFAQGVGLFVVGLGLLLHLLGVPWALPIAAAAAFVAAFLNAVFGFCLGCELYLLLRRAGILRTA from the coding sequence ATGAGCACTCCCACCGGCATCGATCCGCGCGGACCGCGGTTCGCGGCATTCATCACTGCCGTGCTGCTGCTGGTCGCCGTGCTGCTCGGGCTGACGGGGCTGTCGACTCAGCAGTCGGCCGCCTCCTTCGGCTGGTTCGCCTACCAGCCCCTCGTCACGGACCCCGACTGGACCATCGCGGTGGTCCCGGTGTCGGAGCGGTTCCTCGATGCGGCGTTCCTGCTGCTGCTCGCCATCGCGCTGCTGTTCCTGTGGGGCGTCCTCTCACCGCGGACCCAGCCGTGGAGCGTGCTGTACCGCACGACCGTCCGTCCACTGCTGTCACCGCCGACAGAGCTGGAAGACCCGCGCCCGCCGCGCTTCGCGCAGGGCGTCGGCCTGTTCGTGGTCGGCCTCGGCCTGCTGCTGCACCTGCTGGGCGTGCCGTGGGCACTGCCGATCGCGGCCGCCGCGGCGTTCGTCGCCGCGTTCCTGAACGCGGTGTTCGGGTTCTGCCTGGGCTGCGAGCTGTACCTGCTGCTGCGGCGCGCCGGCATCCTGCGCACGGCCTGA
- a CDS encoding thymidylate synthase, which produces MTVPTPYEDLLRDVLANGTHKDDRTGTGTTSVFGRQIRFDLSQGFPLITTKRVHFKSIAYELLWFLRGDSNVRWLQEHGVTIWDEWADAEGDLGPVYGVQWRSWPTPDGGHIDQLAQVIEQIRATPDSRRLIVSAWNPADIPEMALAPCHAMFQFYVADGKLSCQLYQRSADLFLGVPFNIASYALLTMMVAQQTGLEPGDFVWTGGDCHIYDNHVEQVREQLTREPYPYPTLNIARKPESILDYVYDDFVVEGYQHHPSIRAAVAV; this is translated from the coding sequence ATGACCGTTCCCACGCCGTACGAAGATCTGCTGCGCGACGTCCTCGCGAACGGAACCCACAAGGACGACCGCACCGGCACCGGCACGACCAGCGTGTTCGGTCGCCAGATCCGGTTCGACCTCTCTCAGGGCTTTCCCCTCATCACGACCAAGCGCGTGCACTTCAAATCGATCGCCTACGAGCTGCTCTGGTTCCTGCGCGGCGACTCCAACGTGCGATGGCTGCAGGAGCACGGCGTCACGATCTGGGACGAGTGGGCCGACGCCGAGGGTGATCTCGGACCTGTGTACGGCGTGCAGTGGCGCTCCTGGCCCACGCCCGACGGCGGTCACATCGACCAGCTCGCCCAGGTGATCGAGCAGATCAGGGCGACGCCCGACTCGCGCCGGCTGATCGTGTCGGCCTGGAATCCCGCCGACATCCCCGAGATGGCGCTGGCGCCCTGCCACGCGATGTTCCAGTTCTACGTCGCCGATGGGAAGCTGTCCTGCCAGCTGTATCAGCGCAGCGCCGACCTGTTCCTCGGCGTGCCGTTCAACATCGCCTCATATGCGCTGCTGACGATGATGGTCGCGCAGCAGACCGGACTCGAGCCGGGCGATTTCGTCTGGACCGGCGGCGACTGCCACATCTACGACAACCACGTCGAGCAGGTGCGCGAGCAGCTCACCCGTGAGCCGTACCCGTACCCGACGTTGAACATCGCACGGAAGCCCGAGTCGATCCTCGACTACGTCTATGACGACTTCGTCGTGGAGGGCTACCAGCACCACCCCTCGATCCGGGCGGCGGTGGCGGTATGA
- a CDS encoding ABC transporter permease: protein MSTLAPATTRIIPASERKLKNRAGLGLALRNTVTMAGRGLIKIRRTPEQLMDVTLQPILFTLMFTYIFGGAISGDVQSYLPVIIPGILVQTVITTSVVTGVQLREDMDKGVFDRFRSLPIARIAPLSGALLADTVRYAIATVLTFTMGALMGFRPGGGIAAVIGAGLLVVVCSWAVSWIFAFFGVIARTASSVQGISMIILFPLTFLSNAFVPVDTMPDWMQWFVNINPVSHLVTAVRDLTSTGAFGADAWISLLGAAVIVAVFAPLTVRAYMRKA, encoded by the coding sequence ATGAGCACTCTCGCCCCCGCCACCACCCGCATCATCCCGGCATCGGAACGGAAGCTGAAGAACCGCGCGGGTCTCGGACTCGCGCTGCGCAACACCGTGACGATGGCCGGGCGCGGACTCATCAAGATCCGCCGCACGCCCGAGCAGCTGATGGATGTCACGCTGCAGCCGATCCTGTTCACCCTGATGTTCACCTACATCTTCGGCGGCGCGATCTCGGGCGACGTGCAGTCGTACCTGCCCGTGATCATCCCCGGCATCCTTGTGCAGACGGTGATCACCACCTCCGTCGTGACCGGCGTGCAGCTGCGCGAGGACATGGACAAAGGCGTGTTCGACCGGTTCCGCTCCCTGCCGATCGCGCGCATCGCACCGCTCTCGGGCGCGCTGCTGGCCGACACGGTCCGCTACGCCATCGCCACGGTGCTCACGTTCACCATGGGTGCTCTGATGGGCTTCCGCCCCGGCGGTGGCATCGCCGCCGTGATCGGCGCCGGCCTGCTGGTCGTCGTGTGCTCGTGGGCGGTGAGCTGGATCTTCGCGTTCTTCGGCGTCATCGCCCGCACCGCCTCGAGCGTGCAGGGCATCTCGATGATCATCCTGTTCCCGCTGACGTTCCTCTCGAACGCCTTCGTGCCGGTCGACACCATGCCCGACTGGATGCAGTGGTTCGTGAACATCAACCCGGTTTCGCACCTCGTGACGGCCGTCCGCGATCTCACCTCGACCGGTGCGTTCGGAGCGGATGCCTGGATCTCGCTGCTCGGCGCCGCGGTGATCGTCGCGGTCTTCGCGCCCCTCACGGTGCGGGCCTACATGCGCAAGGCCTGA
- a CDS encoding dihydrofolate reductase: MTWAGLIWAEAHGGVIGASGGMPWHVPEDMAHFKEVTLGAPVIMGRKTWDSLPERFRPLPGRENIVITRQQDWTAEGARRASSVQDAARGLEKVWVIGGAEIFAQVIADADRLEVTELDLEVAGDAYAPPKSGWRLVSEGEWQTSRTGIRYRFLRYER; this comes from the coding sequence ATGACCTGGGCGGGCCTGATCTGGGCCGAGGCGCACGGCGGCGTCATCGGCGCCTCGGGCGGCATGCCCTGGCACGTGCCGGAGGACATGGCCCACTTCAAGGAGGTCACGCTCGGCGCCCCGGTGATCATGGGACGCAAGACCTGGGACTCCCTGCCGGAGCGGTTCCGCCCGCTGCCGGGTCGGGAGAACATCGTCATCACCCGGCAGCAGGACTGGACGGCGGAGGGTGCTCGCCGCGCGTCGAGCGTGCAGGATGCCGCACGTGGGCTCGAGAAGGTCTGGGTGATCGGCGGGGCCGAGATCTTCGCCCAGGTGATCGCCGACGCCGACCGCCTGGAGGTCACCGAACTCGACCTCGAGGTCGCCGGCGACGCGTACGCCCCGCCGAAGAGCGGCTGGCGCCTGGTGTCCGAGGGGGAGTGGCAGACCTCGCGCACCGGCATCCGCTATCGGTTCCTGAGGTACGAACGCTGA
- a CDS encoding ribonuclease J: MSIPIADPEPIADGTLRVTPLGGLGEVGRNMTIFESGGKILIVDCGVLFPEEHQPGVDLILPDFEPIKDRLDDIVGVVLTHGHEDHIGAVPYLLRLKQDIPLIGSGLTLALVEAKLKEHRIKAFTLTVKEGDREQVGPFDLEFVAVNHSIPDALAVAIRTDAGMVLATGDFKMDQLPLDGRITDLRSFARLGEEGVDLFLVDSTNADVPGFTPTERSIGPVLDQVIGKAPRRVIVASFSSHVHRVQQVIDAAYAHGRRVAFLGRSMVRNMTIAEQLGYLHVPEGVLIDYKKARDLPEDQIVYMSTGSQGEPMAVLSRMANLDHAIEPGPGDTVILASSLIPGNENAVYRVIDGLTKLGANVVHKANARVHVSGHAAAGELLYCYNILKPKNVLPVHGEYRHLMANAKLAQDTGIDEERTIIASNGTVIDLKDGVARVAGQLDLGFVYVDGSTVGEITDADLKDRRILGEEGFVSVIVVVDAATGRIISGPEIHARGIAEDDAVFDDVAPKIVSALKEASENGVRDTHALSQVVRRTIGRWVNQKLRRRPMIVPLVIEA, encoded by the coding sequence ATGTCCATCCCCATCGCCGATCCGGAACCCATCGCCGACGGCACCCTGCGCGTGACCCCGCTGGGCGGTCTCGGCGAGGTCGGCCGCAACATGACGATCTTCGAGTCAGGCGGCAAGATCCTCATCGTCGACTGCGGTGTGCTGTTCCCCGAGGAGCACCAGCCCGGCGTCGACCTGATCCTGCCCGACTTCGAGCCGATCAAGGACCGGCTCGACGACATCGTCGGCGTCGTGCTCACGCACGGCCACGAGGACCACATCGGCGCAGTCCCGTACCTGCTGCGCCTCAAGCAGGACATTCCGCTGATCGGTTCGGGGCTGACGCTCGCGCTGGTCGAGGCGAAGCTCAAGGAGCACCGCATCAAGGCCTTCACCCTGACGGTGAAGGAGGGCGACCGCGAGCAGGTCGGTCCGTTCGACCTCGAGTTCGTCGCCGTGAACCACTCGATCCCCGACGCGCTCGCCGTCGCGATCCGCACGGATGCCGGCATGGTGCTGGCCACCGGCGACTTCAAGATGGATCAGCTGCCGCTGGACGGCCGTATCACCGACCTGCGCTCGTTCGCCCGGCTGGGTGAGGAGGGCGTCGACCTCTTCCTCGTGGACTCCACGAACGCGGATGTACCGGGCTTCACGCCGACCGAGCGATCGATCGGCCCGGTGCTCGACCAGGTGATCGGCAAGGCGCCCCGGCGCGTGATCGTGGCGAGCTTCTCCAGCCATGTGCACCGCGTGCAGCAGGTCATCGACGCCGCGTACGCGCACGGACGCCGCGTGGCCTTCCTCGGCCGCAGCATGGTGCGCAACATGACCATCGCCGAGCAGCTCGGCTACCTGCACGTCCCTGAGGGCGTGCTCATCGACTACAAGAAGGCGCGCGACCTTCCCGAGGATCAGATCGTCTACATGTCGACCGGTTCGCAGGGCGAGCCGATGGCCGTGCTGAGCCGTATGGCCAACCTCGACCACGCGATCGAGCCGGGACCCGGTGACACCGTGATCCTCGCCTCGAGCCTGATCCCGGGGAACGAGAACGCGGTCTACCGCGTGATCGACGGGCTGACCAAGCTCGGTGCGAACGTCGTGCACAAGGCCAACGCGCGCGTGCACGTCTCCGGGCACGCGGCGGCGGGCGAACTGCTGTACTGCTACAACATCCTGAAGCCGAAGAACGTGCTGCCCGTGCACGGCGAGTACCGTCACCTGATGGCGAACGCCAAGCTCGCGCAGGACACCGGCATCGACGAGGAGCGCACGATCATCGCCTCGAACGGCACAGTGATCGACCTCAAGGACGGCGTCGCCCGGGTCGCCGGCCAGCTCGACCTCGGCTTCGTCTACGTGGACGGCTCCACGGTGGGCGAGATCACCGACGCCGACCTCAAGGACCGCCGCATCCTCGGCGAGGAGGGTTTCGTCTCGGTCATCGTGGTGGTGGACGCCGCCACCGGCCGCATCATCTCGGGGCCCGAGATCCACGCCCGCGGCATCGCGGAGGACGACGCGGTGTTCGACGACGTCGCGCCGAAGATCGTCTCGGCGCTCAAGGAGGCCTCGGAGAACGGCGTGCGCGACACGCACGCGCTCTCGCAGGTCGTGCGCCGCACGATCGGCCGCTGGGTCAACCAGAAGCTCCGCCGCCGCCCGATGATCGTCCCTCTCGTCATCGAGGCGTAG